One Methylocaldum marinum DNA window includes the following coding sequences:
- a CDS encoding multifunctional CCA addition/repair protein, with amino-acid sequence MKTYLVGGAVRDTLLGRPVEERDWVVVGETPESMIAQGFKPVGKDFPVFLHPKTREEYALARTERKTAPGYRGFVVHAEPDVTLEQDLLRRDLTINAMALDGDGRLIDPYGGMRDLKNRILRHVSPAFGEDPVRILRVARFAARFATLGFRIAEDTFDLMRDMVAAGEVDALVPERVWAEMARALSEAVPRAFFEVLRACGALARLCPEIDRLFGIPQPAEHHPEIDTGLHTLLVLDQAARLSPDPVVRFAALTHDLGKGLTPEALWPRHHGHEEAGLDALVSLCQRLRVPNAYRKLAEKVMRYHGHCHRALELRPATVVDLLQRLDALRKGEALDEFLLACEADAKGRPGFENRPYPQAEWLRTARDAALAIPVQPLLEKGFKGESLGLELRRLRIEAVKSCRRQFSEDRA; translated from the coding sequence ATGAAAACATATCTTGTCGGCGGTGCCGTGAGAGATACCCTGCTCGGGCGACCGGTGGAAGAGCGCGACTGGGTGGTAGTGGGTGAAACGCCGGAAAGCATGATCGCGCAAGGCTTCAAGCCGGTCGGCAAGGACTTTCCCGTGTTCTTGCATCCGAAAACCCGCGAGGAATACGCGCTGGCCCGTACGGAACGGAAAACCGCGCCGGGTTACCGGGGCTTCGTCGTACACGCCGAGCCGGACGTGACCCTGGAGCAGGATTTGCTCCGCCGCGACTTGACCATCAACGCGATGGCTCTGGACGGGGACGGCCGGCTCATCGATCCCTACGGCGGCATGCGGGATTTGAAAAACCGAATACTGCGCCATGTTTCGCCCGCATTCGGCGAAGACCCGGTGCGCATTCTGCGCGTGGCCCGCTTCGCGGCCCGCTTCGCTACGCTCGGTTTTCGGATCGCCGAAGATACCTTCGATCTGATGCGGGACATGGTGGCCGCCGGCGAAGTGGACGCCCTGGTGCCGGAGCGAGTCTGGGCGGAAATGGCGCGTGCCTTGTCCGAGGCGGTTCCCCGCGCTTTTTTCGAAGTGCTGCGGGCGTGCGGCGCATTGGCCAGGCTGTGCCCGGAAATCGATCGGCTCTTCGGCATTCCGCAGCCGGCCGAACACCACCCGGAGATCGACACCGGCCTTCACACATTGCTGGTTCTGGACCAGGCGGCCCGGCTGAGCCCCGATCCGGTCGTACGTTTCGCCGCTTTGACGCATGATCTGGGCAAGGGGCTGACGCCCGAGGCCTTGTGGCCCAGGCATCACGGCCACGAAGAAGCGGGACTTGACGCACTGGTAAGCCTTTGCCAACGTCTGAGGGTGCCCAATGCTTACCGCAAGCTGGCGGAGAAAGTGATGCGCTATCACGGCCACTGTCACCGGGCTCTGGAACTGCGCCCGGCGACCGTGGTCGATCTGTTGCAGCGGCTCGACGCGCTGCGAAAGGGTGAGGCCCTGGATGAGTTTCTTCTCGCTTGCGAGGCGGATGCCAAAGGCCGACCCGGTTTCGAGAATCGGCCGTATCCGCAGGCGGAATGGCTCAGGACGGCGCGCGACGCAGCCTTGGCGATTCCGGTTCAGCCGCTGTTGGAGAAGGGATTCAAGGGCGAAAGCCTGGGTCTCGAACTGCGCCGGTTGAGGATCGAGGCCGTGAAGTCGTGCCGCCGGCAATTTTCGGAAGACCGCGCATGA
- a CDS encoding sulfite exporter TauE/SafE family protein yields the protein MGMELGLYLAFGGLAGLLSGLFGIGGGVVIVPFLAWFFSLRGFPPDSIMIMAVATSLATIVVTSVSAVYAHHRLGAVQWHTVFRMAPGILAGSVIGSIIAERLPAHGFKLIFAVFLLYVAARLSIDTKAKEGRSHTPGGWLYSAAGIAIGSVSSILGIGGGTLSVPFLVKCRFPIRNAVAISSACGFPIAVAGSLTYIALGLDKTVLPLGSLGYVYLPAFAGIVTTSIPFAPMGARLAHRLPTRKLRRMFAVVVLIVGTKLFWQAVRPWLEIEFHSEFG from the coding sequence ATGGGGATGGAACTGGGACTTTATCTGGCTTTCGGCGGGCTGGCCGGACTGTTATCCGGCTTGTTCGGGATCGGTGGGGGCGTTGTGATCGTGCCGTTTTTGGCCTGGTTCTTCTCATTGCGGGGATTTCCGCCGGATTCCATCATGATCATGGCGGTAGCGACGTCGCTTGCGACCATCGTGGTCACATCCGTCTCCGCGGTTTATGCACACCACCGACTGGGCGCCGTTCAGTGGCATACGGTATTCCGCATGGCACCGGGAATCCTGGCCGGCTCGGTCATCGGATCGATCATCGCAGAACGCTTGCCGGCGCATGGGTTCAAGCTGATTTTCGCCGTTTTCCTGCTTTACGTCGCCGCTCGACTCTCGATCGATACCAAGGCCAAAGAAGGTCGGTCCCATACGCCCGGCGGGTGGCTCTATTCCGCTGCCGGCATCGCCATAGGGTCGGTTTCGTCCATCCTCGGAATAGGCGGCGGGACGCTGAGCGTTCCTTTCCTGGTCAAATGCCGATTTCCGATCCGTAACGCCGTCGCCATTTCCAGCGCCTGCGGTTTTCCCATAGCGGTCGCCGGCTCTCTGACTTATATCGCCCTGGGCCTGGATAAAACCGTATTGCCGCTCGGGAGTCTCGGCTATGTTTACCTGCCGGCTTTTGCTGGTATCGTAACCACCAGTATTCCGTTTGCGCCCATGGGCGCGAGGCTCGCACATCGGTTGCCGACGCGGAAGCTCAGGCGAATGTTCGCGGTAGTCGTACTGATCGTCGGAACCAAGCTGTTTTGGCAGGCAGTGCGGCCCTGGCTCGAAATCGAATTCCATTCGGAATTCGGATGA
- a CDS encoding SelT/SelW/SelH family protein yields MSAKPRIEIEYCTQCRWLLRAAWLAQELLTTFEQEIGEVALIPGIGGVFEVRHDGKMLWSRKGEGRFPEAKELKQRVRDEIVPGKDLGHSDR; encoded by the coding sequence ATGTCCGCGAAACCCCGCATCGAGATCGAATACTGTACCCAGTGCCGTTGGCTGCTCCGCGCGGCCTGGCTGGCGCAGGAGCTTCTGACCACCTTCGAACAGGAAATCGGCGAAGTGGCGCTGATTCCCGGTATCGGCGGGGTATTCGAGGTGCGCCACGACGGCAAGATGTTATGGTCCCGCAAGGGAGAGGGCCGTTTCCCCGAGGCAAAAGAGCTCAAGCAAAGGGTGAGGGACGAGATCGTACCGGGCAAAGACTTGGGACACTCGGACCGCTGA
- a CDS encoding type IV pilin protein — protein MTTPKIRSRAQGFTLIELMIALGVVGILAAIAYPSYREQIRKSHRSEAKSVLLQNAQFLERNFTANNCYHRTDGDCGAGASIELPWTKVADSDGVARYTVQFGDGEPTRNSFILEAVPTGTMSEDDCGTFTLNHMGVKNIKDKPQGSTKTVEQCWQR, from the coding sequence GTGACGACACCGAAAATCCGCTCTCGAGCCCAGGGCTTTACCCTGATCGAACTGATGATCGCGCTCGGCGTGGTCGGCATTCTCGCGGCTATCGCCTACCCGAGTTATCGTGAACAGATACGAAAAAGTCACCGTAGCGAAGCAAAAAGCGTTCTGTTGCAGAACGCCCAATTCCTGGAGCGTAACTTCACCGCCAACAATTGCTATCACCGGACCGACGGCGATTGCGGTGCGGGCGCTTCCATAGAGTTGCCCTGGACCAAGGTGGCGGATTCCGACGGAGTGGCGCGTTACACCGTTCAGTTCGGGGACGGCGAGCCGACGCGCAATAGTTTCATCTTGGAGGCGGTGCCCACCGGAACGATGAGCGAGGATGACTGCGGCACTTTCACCCTAAACCACATGGGTGTGAAAAACATCAAGGACAAGCCGCAAGGGTCGACCAAAACCGTGGAACAATGCTGGCAGCGTTAA
- a CDS encoding pilus assembly protein, with protein MRMTRRFWLFSILTVGLPAAADGASDIASSPLFLSTSVEPNVMFTLDDSGSMQFEIMPDDYVFFNKANGSVTFVFPRAKGVYGGGDYENRVATVDANSAYAALTRSPQVNTIYYNPSITYTPWVKADGSLYPAADPSCALHNPERTGAGAEYCRNLTTNNGNYNANSWRTCTASGKCSSSNSNKTFWPATYYWHNGGSVWNGSSYQKVEIRSSTAAYSGHGREARTDCSDGVCSYDQEIQNFANWYTYYRSRILTARAGIGRAFSQQNASTRVGFSAINKDSSTVDGVSNTQTVISGVRKFEGTNRSDFFSTLYGHTIPNAGTPLRQAMDDVGRYFMRNDDKGPWGENPGAGGGTQLECRQNYHILMTDGYWSGGSANEARTSPVRENNDGTGGPTIAGPNGQSFTYEAISPFADDYKNTLADVAMYYWKNDLRPDLDNKVPTSTIDPAFWQHVVTYGVGLGVSGSVNADAAWNAITSGASINWPYTDPAQTNCSGALCAARLDDLLHASINGRGGFFSAGDPQSFANALSDILASIGQRVTASAAAIAANSTRLNTETMVYQARFDSGEWSGRLLAFHLNSDGSVGSAQWDTDTTLASSDPGARTVWTWNGTASVNFTWDNLSTDQQNALKTPNCSGALTGDACGQARLDWLRGGRGQEQVNGGVLRNRSRILGDIINSDPVFVSAENFGYTAWEESDGGGEAYLNFLADKQDRREMLYVGANDGMLHGFDADTGEEQFAYVPAGVHGNLTKLTDPAYSHRYFVDGSATAWDACIGPGGAFTDASGNTVSVNCSWRTVLVGSLGAGGKTIYALDITNPGGANFGKPLWEFSHGDLGYLAGSPQVVKLESGEWAVIFGNGYRSKNCEDLLNNVTNPNRNCTAKLFAVNLETGALISGFPVDTKAGDAANPNGIVSPPALYDVFGRILGDDSDSGSVVGDGIYVGDLQGNLWRFNSKGGSWQAAYKSGSTPAPLFIARDGSGNRQPITAPLEIGESPVAGQGVMVFFGTGRYFANTDTADTSLQTFYGIWDDGTRISYANRDSVLQAQTITQELAAFGREIRLISDNQVVWTGKDAKRGWYLDLVPPSGEKQGERVVSAPLLRFGRVIFSTLIPFDDPCSAGGVSWLMELNAQTGATLGYTVFDLNKDGLFNSEDDISNGNSSLPASGLKSTVGITKTPAVVSAGEREYKVQTGTDLSGAPEGLLSTTEKGGTNKPRGAWRQLFQE; from the coding sequence ATGCGCATGACGCGTCGGTTTTGGCTTTTTTCGATATTGACCGTGGGCTTGCCGGCAGCGGCAGACGGTGCGTCCGATATCGCATCGTCTCCCTTGTTTCTGAGTACGTCGGTCGAACCCAACGTGATGTTCACCCTGGATGATTCGGGCTCGATGCAGTTCGAAATCATGCCGGACGATTACGTCTTCTTCAACAAAGCCAATGGCTCGGTGACTTTCGTTTTTCCTCGAGCGAAAGGCGTGTACGGCGGCGGCGATTACGAAAACCGGGTCGCCACGGTGGACGCGAACTCGGCGTACGCGGCGCTCACCCGCTCGCCCCAGGTCAATACCATTTATTACAACCCTTCGATCACCTACACACCCTGGGTGAAGGCCGACGGGTCCCTCTATCCCGCGGCCGATCCGAGCTGCGCCCTGCACAACCCCGAGCGGACGGGTGCCGGCGCCGAGTATTGCCGCAACCTGACGACCAACAACGGCAATTACAACGCCAATTCCTGGCGCACTTGCACGGCGTCCGGCAAGTGTAGCTCGAGCAACAGCAACAAAACCTTTTGGCCCGCCACTTATTACTGGCATAACGGTGGCAGTGTGTGGAATGGGTCCAGTTATCAGAAAGTTGAAATCAGGTCGTCCACTGCCGCGTACAGCGGACACGGGCGAGAAGCCCGCACCGACTGTAGCGATGGGGTGTGCAGCTACGATCAGGAAATCCAGAACTTCGCCAACTGGTACACCTATTACCGCTCACGCATTCTGACCGCCCGCGCCGGTATCGGGCGGGCTTTTTCCCAGCAGAACGCCTCGACGCGGGTCGGTTTCAGCGCCATCAACAAAGATTCGAGCACTGTTGACGGTGTCTCGAACACACAGACCGTCATTTCGGGGGTGAGAAAGTTCGAAGGCACCAACCGATCGGATTTCTTCAGCACCCTCTACGGCCATACGATTCCGAACGCCGGCACGCCGTTGCGGCAGGCGATGGACGACGTGGGGCGGTACTTCATGCGTAACGACGACAAGGGACCCTGGGGCGAGAATCCCGGAGCCGGCGGCGGCACCCAGCTTGAATGCCGCCAGAACTACCACATCCTCATGACCGACGGATATTGGTCCGGCGGTTCCGCGAACGAGGCCCGTACCTCCCCTGTCCGCGAGAACAACGATGGCACCGGGGGGCCCACGATCGCCGGGCCGAACGGACAGTCCTTTACCTACGAGGCCATTTCCCCCTTTGCGGACGATTACAAGAATACGTTGGCCGACGTCGCCATGTATTACTGGAAAAACGATCTTCGTCCCGACCTGGACAACAAGGTGCCGACCTCGACGATAGACCCGGCGTTCTGGCAGCACGTGGTGACCTACGGCGTCGGCCTGGGAGTCTCCGGTTCGGTCAATGCGGACGCGGCCTGGAACGCGATTACCAGCGGCGCATCCATCAATTGGCCGTATACCGATCCGGCGCAGACAAACTGCAGCGGTGCGTTATGCGCGGCCCGGCTGGACGATCTGCTGCATGCCTCCATCAACGGCCGGGGCGGTTTTTTCAGCGCGGGCGACCCGCAAAGTTTTGCCAACGCATTGAGCGACATCCTGGCGAGTATCGGCCAGCGGGTCACCGCCTCTGCCGCCGCCATCGCCGCCAACTCTACCCGTCTCAACACGGAAACCATGGTTTATCAGGCGCGCTTCGACAGCGGAGAATGGAGCGGACGGCTTCTTGCATTCCATCTGAATTCCGACGGAAGCGTGGGGAGTGCGCAATGGGACACCGACACCACGCTAGCCTCGAGCGATCCGGGAGCGCGCACGGTCTGGACATGGAACGGCACGGCCAGCGTGAATTTCACCTGGGATAATCTATCCACGGATCAGCAAAACGCTCTGAAAACCCCCAATTGCAGCGGCGCCCTGACCGGCGACGCCTGCGGCCAGGCCCGTCTCGACTGGCTCCGGGGCGGTAGGGGCCAAGAGCAGGTGAACGGCGGCGTTCTGCGCAACCGCAGCAGGATTCTCGGCGACATCATCAACTCGGACCCGGTTTTTGTCTCGGCAGAGAATTTCGGTTACACGGCATGGGAGGAGAGCGACGGCGGCGGCGAGGCGTACCTGAATTTCCTCGCCGACAAGCAAGACCGACGGGAAATGCTATACGTGGGCGCCAACGACGGTATGCTGCACGGCTTCGACGCCGACACCGGCGAGGAGCAATTCGCCTACGTACCGGCCGGTGTCCATGGGAACTTGACCAAGCTGACCGATCCGGCCTACAGCCACCGTTATTTCGTGGACGGCAGCGCCACCGCCTGGGACGCCTGTATCGGTCCCGGCGGAGCGTTCACCGACGCCTCCGGCAACACCGTGTCGGTTAATTGTTCGTGGCGCACGGTACTGGTCGGCTCGCTCGGAGCGGGCGGTAAAACCATCTATGCTCTCGACATCACCAATCCGGGCGGCGCCAATTTCGGCAAACCCTTATGGGAATTCAGCCACGGCGATTTGGGCTACCTGGCGGGTTCGCCACAGGTGGTCAAGCTGGAGAGCGGCGAGTGGGCGGTGATCTTCGGCAACGGCTATCGCAGCAAGAACTGCGAGGACTTGCTGAACAACGTCACCAATCCGAACCGGAATTGCACGGCCAAGTTGTTCGCCGTGAATCTGGAAACCGGTGCCCTCATTTCCGGATTTCCCGTCGACACGAAAGCGGGCGATGCCGCCAACCCGAACGGAATCGTCAGCCCGCCGGCGCTTTACGACGTGTTCGGCCGCATTCTGGGTGATGACAGCGATTCGGGATCTGTCGTGGGTGACGGAATCTATGTCGGCGACCTCCAGGGCAATCTCTGGCGATTCAACTCCAAAGGGGGCAGTTGGCAGGCGGCCTATAAAAGCGGTTCTACGCCGGCTCCCCTATTCATTGCCAGAGACGGCTCCGGAAACCGCCAGCCCATTACCGCGCCCCTGGAGATCGGCGAATCGCCCGTGGCCGGCCAAGGCGTCATGGTATTCTTCGGTACCGGCCGCTATTTCGCGAACACCGATACCGCGGATACCTCTCTGCAAACCTTCTATGGCATCTGGGACGATGGCACCCGAATCAGCTATGCCAACCGCGATAGCGTACTCCAGGCCCAGACCATTACCCAGGAACTGGCGGCGTTCGGCCGCGAAATCCGGCTCATAAGCGATAACCAGGTGGTCTGGACGGGTAAGGACGCCAAGCGGGGCTGGTATCTCGATCTGGTGCCGCCGAGCGGAGAAAAGCAGGGCGAGAGAGTGGTCAGCGCTCCCCTGCTGCGCTTCGGGCGGGTGATTTTCAGCACGCTCATTCCGTTCGACGATCCCTGCAGCGCGGGCGGTGTCAGTTGGCTGATGGAGCTGAATGCCCAGACCGGCGCAACGCTGGGATATACCGTGTTCGATCTCAACAAGGACGGACTTTTCAATTCGGAAGATGACATCTCGAACGGCAACAGCAGCCTTCCGGCCTCGGGCCTGAAGAGTACGGTGGGGATCACCAAGACCCCGGCGGTGGTTTCCGCCGGCGAGAGGGAATACAAGGTCCAGACCGGCACCGATCTCAGTGGAGCACCCGAAGGCCTGCTCAGCACCACGGAGAAGGGCGGGACCAACAAACCGCGCGGCGCCTGGCGGCAGCTTTTCCAAGAATAG
- a CDS encoding pilus assembly PilX family protein: MAKESGFLTVLVATRQSGSALPTTLVILLILTLIGVSSMQTTLLEEKMAGNLRDQNLAFQAAEAALRAGETYLQGVTLGTFSADTSEQDLTLNAQGLYQPTLSPEHERWQQENIWTEAGSRAYAETLAGVAESPRYIIEDLSSYTKCTNAGNCTNVPLPRTPGGSLKFGPISATSRFRVTARGVGSTSAAVVLLQSYYNR; encoded by the coding sequence ATGGCAAAAGAATCGGGGTTCCTTACAGTGCTTGTCGCAACGCGTCAAAGCGGCTCGGCCTTGCCCACCACGCTGGTCATTCTGTTGATTTTGACCCTGATCGGCGTCAGCTCCATGCAAACCACCCTTCTGGAGGAAAAAATGGCCGGCAACCTGCGTGATCAAAACCTGGCCTTCCAGGCGGCGGAAGCGGCACTCAGGGCAGGTGAAACCTATTTGCAAGGCGTCACACTCGGCACCTTCTCCGCCGATACGAGCGAACAAGACCTGACCCTCAATGCCCAGGGACTCTATCAGCCCACGCTGTCGCCCGAGCACGAGCGCTGGCAACAGGAGAACATCTGGACCGAGGCCGGTTCCCGTGCTTATGCCGAAACCTTGGCGGGTGTGGCCGAATCGCCCCGCTACATCATCGAGGACTTGTCGTCGTATACCAAGTGCACGAATGCGGGCAACTGTACCAACGTGCCGCTCCCCAGGACGCCCGGCGGGAGCCTCAAGTTCGGTCCGATTTCCGCCACCAGCCGCTTCCGCGTTACCGCACGCGGCGTCGGCAGCACGTCCGCTGCCGTGGTACTGCTGCAAAGTTATTACAACCGCTGA
- a CDS encoding PilW family protein: protein MNTIVQKLPASSIMRQRGISLVEIMVALTLSLLLTGAALTVYLGGRQSYRTNDALARLQENARYVFEILGRDLRLAGFRGCAGENAKLTNTLNDAGAFLWNFGQPIYGYEAVSESDWNATLDSAISDPLGGRDIVVARGAFGNGTRVLQQPGNLDDPGLPGSADIKVTQESGVAEGDIVLVTDCFAGAVFQITHKNLAGGFDNIVHNTGGTLIPGNATKQLGKSYEGGELQRISTKVYYIRNNPAGQPALYRKEGAGDAEEMVEGVENMQLLYGVDDAANCGTGTAGDFSADCYQTAEWVESNGQWDNVVAVRVALLLRSVEEGVVDQAQTYRFDGDTVTAADRRLYQAFETTFTLRNRVN from the coding sequence ATGAACACCATAGTCCAGAAACTTCCGGCTTCATCCATCATGCGGCAGCGCGGCATTTCGCTGGTGGAAATCATGGTGGCTCTAACCTTGAGCCTCCTGCTCACGGGTGCCGCACTGACGGTTTATCTCGGAGGCCGCCAGAGCTACCGCACCAACGACGCCCTGGCACGCCTCCAGGAGAATGCTCGCTATGTTTTCGAAATCCTGGGCCGAGACCTTCGGCTGGCTGGGTTCCGCGGCTGCGCCGGCGAAAACGCGAAGCTTACCAATACGCTGAACGATGCCGGCGCCTTCCTGTGGAACTTCGGCCAGCCCATCTACGGTTACGAAGCCGTTTCCGAATCCGATTGGAACGCTACTCTCGACAGCGCCATTAGCGATCCCCTGGGCGGCAGGGACATCGTGGTGGCGCGCGGCGCCTTCGGAAACGGAACCCGGGTGCTGCAACAGCCGGGTAACTTGGACGATCCCGGACTGCCGGGGTCGGCGGATATCAAAGTGACGCAAGAAAGCGGCGTCGCCGAAGGCGATATCGTCCTGGTGACGGATTGCTTCGCGGGCGCCGTATTCCAGATTACGCACAAGAATCTCGCCGGCGGTTTCGACAACATCGTGCACAACACGGGCGGTACTCTGATTCCCGGAAACGCGACCAAGCAATTGGGAAAAAGTTACGAAGGCGGCGAGCTCCAGCGCATCTCGACCAAGGTCTATTACATCCGCAACAACCCGGCGGGGCAGCCCGCCCTGTATCGCAAGGAAGGCGCCGGCGACGCGGAGGAAATGGTTGAAGGCGTCGAGAACATGCAGCTCCTTTATGGCGTGGACGACGCGGCGAATTGCGGCACCGGTACGGCCGGCGATTTTTCCGCCGACTGTTACCAAACCGCGGAATGGGTAGAAAGCAATGGCCAGTGGGACAACGTGGTCGCGGTGAGGGTTGCCCTGTTGTTGCGGTCCGTCGAGGAGGGCGTGGTGGACCAAGCGCAAACCTATCGTTTCGACGGCGACACGGTGACGGCCGCCGACCGCAGACTGTACCAAGCCTTCGAGACCACCTTTACCTTGCGCAACCGGGTGAATTGA
- the pilV gene encoding type IV pilus modification protein PilV — MLNGCRQQGFTLVEVLIAFLVMAIGLLGLAGLQVTGLRNDQSAFSRSQAVLLAYDILDGLRANRPAARDGFYNLALDAGAPEGDTPADRDLNRWITELERRLPAGDGAVNVAAGDRVTIIVQWDDSRGAEDAQQFVVETQL, encoded by the coding sequence ATGCTGAATGGTTGCAGGCAGCAAGGGTTCACCCTGGTGGAAGTGCTCATCGCCTTCCTGGTGATGGCCATCGGATTATTGGGTCTGGCCGGGCTGCAGGTTACCGGACTCCGGAACGACCAAAGCGCTTTTTCCCGCTCTCAGGCCGTTCTGCTGGCCTACGACATACTCGACGGGCTGCGCGCCAACCGCCCGGCGGCACGCGACGGATTCTACAACCTGGCGCTGGATGCCGGTGCGCCGGAAGGCGATACCCCTGCGGACAGAGACCTGAACCGTTGGATAACGGAGCTGGAAAGGCGCTTGCCGGCGGGCGACGGGGCCGTCAACGTGGCGGCGGGCGACCGCGTCACGATCATCGTGCAATGGGACGACAGCCGGGGGGCCGAGGACGCACAACAATTCGTGGTCGAAACTCAGTTATGA
- a CDS encoding GspH/FimT family pseudopilin: protein MKTEHQTGFTLIELMVAMAVATVVLTVAVPSFQEFTRNNRLATQTNQMVTALNLARSEAVKRGVRVTLCTSADISAEAPSCTESGDWEQGWVVFVDNTHMAGNVPGAIDGTDERLRVFEPLSGNARLAGGSNFQSWISYLPSGTSRGMIGGNADGTFTLCQGDSGSKGKKILINKTGRARVEDTTC from the coding sequence ATGAAAACAGAACATCAAACAGGTTTTACCTTAATCGAGCTGATGGTCGCGATGGCCGTAGCCACCGTCGTGCTAACCGTCGCGGTTCCGAGCTTCCAGGAGTTCACCCGGAATAATCGTCTTGCCACCCAGACCAACCAAATGGTCACGGCGCTCAATCTCGCCCGCAGCGAAGCGGTCAAGCGGGGCGTGAGGGTGACGCTGTGCACCAGTGCCGATATCTCGGCCGAAGCGCCGTCCTGCACTGAATCCGGAGACTGGGAGCAGGGCTGGGTGGTATTTGTGGATAACACCCACATGGCCGGCAACGTGCCCGGCGCCATTGACGGGACGGACGAACGGCTGCGTGTCTTCGAGCCGTTGAGCGGCAATGCTCGGCTAGCCGGCGGCAGCAACTTCCAGTCATGGATTTCCTATCTGCCCAGCGGTACCAGCAGGGGAATGATCGGAGGCAATGCCGACGGCACGTTCACCCTGTGTCAAGGCGACAGCGGCAGCAAGGGCAAAAAAATCCTGATCAACAAAACCGGCCGGGCCCGAGTGGAGGATACGACATGCTGA
- a CDS encoding IS110 family RNA-guided transposase: MTFTPIGIDIAKAKFDAAALRNGKYKTKVFQNTPEGFKAFLAWLQAFPAPHVCLEATGRYGEGLALFLVDHGLAVSVVNPAQIHAFGQAELSRTKTDKTDAKLIARFCHSQRPLLWQPPPLAVRQLQALVRRLESLLEMRQMERNRLDGADPTVRPSIEAVLATLDAEIAATQKRIREHIDPDPDLRQRRDLLDTIPGLGNATIPVLLAALGDVHRFENARNVAAFAGLSPKEHQSGKWKGHTRLSKTGDALLRKALYMPAIVARRHNPLIRAFCERLKAQGKNGKLIVGAAMRKLLVLAYGVLKSGQPFNPNFALAS; encoded by the coding sequence ATGACGTTCACCCCCATCGGTATCGACATCGCCAAAGCCAAGTTCGACGCCGCCGCACTACGCAACGGCAAGTACAAAACCAAGGTCTTCCAGAATACGCCCGAAGGGTTTAAGGCGTTCCTGGCCTGGCTGCAGGCCTTCCCAGCGCCCCACGTGTGTCTGGAGGCCACCGGCCGCTATGGTGAGGGCTTGGCCCTGTTCCTGGTCGACCACGGCCTCGCCGTCAGCGTGGTCAACCCCGCCCAAATCCACGCCTTCGGCCAAGCCGAACTGAGCCGCACCAAGACCGACAAGACCGATGCCAAGCTCATCGCCCGCTTCTGTCATAGCCAAAGACCTCTGCTCTGGCAGCCGCCTCCGCTGGCCGTGCGCCAATTACAAGCGCTGGTCCGTCGGCTCGAGAGCCTCCTCGAGATGCGGCAGATGGAACGCAACCGCCTGGACGGGGCCGATCCCACCGTACGCCCCTCCATCGAAGCCGTGCTCGCCACCCTCGATGCCGAGATCGCCGCGACCCAAAAGCGCATCCGGGAGCACATCGACCCTGATCCGGACCTCCGCCAACGGCGTGACCTGCTCGACACCATTCCCGGCTTGGGCAATGCCACGATCCCGGTGCTGCTGGCCGCCCTGGGCGACGTTCACCGCTTCGAAAACGCGCGCAACGTCGCCGCCTTTGCCGGCCTCTCGCCCAAAGAGCACCAGTCCGGAAAATGGAAAGGCCACACCCGTCTATCCAAAACCGGCGATGCCTTGCTCCGCAAAGCCCTTTACATGCCGGCCATCGTCGCCCGGCGCCATAACCCACTGATCCGCGCCTTCTGCGAGCGCCTTAAAGCCCAAGGCAAGAACGGCAAACTCATCGTGGGCGCCGCCATGCGCAAGCTCCTCGTCCTCGCCTACGGCGTCCTTAAATCCGGTCAACCGTTCAATCCCAATTTTGCGCTTGCATCGTGA
- a CDS encoding acetyltransferase has translation MFLKLKKNGHLVEVLSLNDLVNPIHKTVVGRLHWGEEMQDPEKFQKTDLVFPSGETLPICWTDVHYRDKELPASKP, from the coding sequence ATGTTTCTTAAACTGAAGAAGAATGGACATCTGGTCGAGGTCCTCAGTCTCAACGATTTGGTCAATCCCATCCATAAAACCGTCGTCGGGCGCTTGCATTGGGGCGAAGAGATGCAGGACCCGGAAAAATTCCAGAAAACCGACCTGGTCTTTCCGTCGGGCGAAACCCTTCCGATCTGCTGGACGGATGTTCATTACAGGGACAAGGAGCTTCCCGCAAGTAAACCGTAA